In Cotesia glomerata isolate CgM1 linkage group LG1, MPM_Cglom_v2.3, whole genome shotgun sequence, one genomic interval encodes:
- the LOC123264809 gene encoding uncharacterized protein LOC123264809: protein MNKFITSKTIEDSKSLKQQAEEFVNNVKQKIKIYELANVYNSDQSGFQLEMHSGRTLAVEGEKQVECLVQSVTSTTHSYTVQPTVSADGKLLSPLFLVLKEPSGKIGPIVETTLFRPHNVYIEASKSGKLTSDHFKIWLERVFFPNVGPKSLLLIDSWTGHCPQVVQSVKPTNKDTEVMILPKGTTGKIQPLDVFGFRVWKNFV from the exons atgaataagtTTATCACGTCCAAAACCATTGAAGATAGTAAATCATTAAAACAGCAAGCTGAGGAATTCGTCAAtaatgtaaaacaaaaaattaaaatttatgaattagcaAACGTATATAATTCAGATCAAAGTGGTTTTCAGTTGGAAATGCATTCCGGTCGAACTTTAGCTGTTGAAGGAGAGAAGCAAGTAGAATGTCTTGTACAATCTGTTACTTCTACTACTCATAGTTACACAGTTCAACCAACTGTATCCGCTGATGGAAAGCTTTTATCcccactttttttggttctaaAAGAACCAAGTGGTAAAATTGGACCAATAGTTGAAACAACACTTTTTAGACCTCATAATGTATACATAGAAGCATCAAAATCAGGAAAACTTACATCAG atcatttcaaaatttggttGGAGAGGGTGTTTTTTCCAAATGTGGGCCCAAAATCTTTATTACTAATTGACTCATGGACTGGGCATTGTCCTCAAGTTGTACAAAGCGTTAAACCAACAAATAAAGATACTGAAGTAATGATCTTACCGAAAGGTACAACTGGGAAAATTCAACCGCTTGATGTTTTTGGATTCCgagtatggaaaaattttgtttga